GGTCTGTGCTCCCGGACGCCAACGTGCCGACCTCGATCCGCAGCAACGGGCTCGCCGTCGTACACGGATCTGTTTCTGACCTCTCCTCGATCCTGCACACCTGGCTCGCCGCGCACGTCGACGGGATAGCGTGCGTCATCGGTCACCCGACGTTCCGGCCGATGTCCCGCGTCCGGTCGCTGAGCCCGGAGCAGGCCAAGGGGCTCGAATTCGACCTGGTCGTCCTCATCGACCCGGAAGCCTTCGGTGCGGGCATCGAAGGGGCGGTCGACCGCTACGTCGCGATGACCCGGGCGACCCAGCAACTCGTCATCCTGACGAGCCCCTGAGGACGGCTGGAAATCACGTTGATCCAGAGTCATCGACTCGCTACCGTCCGCACGTCCGACCACGAGTGCGGGGAGCGAGGCTGTCGTGACGGGTCCGGCCATCGACGCCGGCGAGCCCACCCTCAGCGGGCTACGTCTGTTGCGGCACAACCCGGCCTTCCGGGCGCTGTGGTCGGCCCGGGTCATCTCGTACGCGGGCGACTCACTGAGCCTGGTCGCGTTGATCTTTCACGTGGCGAACAGCACGGGACAGGCGTTCGCCATCGCGGTGCTGCTGCTCGTCGGCGACTTCGCACCGGCGCTGCTCGGCCCGCTCACCGGCGCGCTCAGCGACCGGTTCGACCTGCGCCGGGTGATGATCACCGCGGAGTTGGTCCAGGGCGCGATGGTGCTGCTGATCGCCGTACTGTTGCCGCCGTTGCCGGTGCTGCTGGCGCTGGTGGCGGTCCGGGCGATCGCCGGGCAGGTGTTCCAGCCCGCCTCCCGAGCGGCGGTGCCGGCCCTGGTCCCCGACCGGCACCTGGAGACCGCCAACTCCGCCGTCGGGTTCGGCACCAACGGCGGCGAGGCCCTCGGTCCGCTGCTCGCGGCGGCGCTGTTCCCGCTGCTGGGCGTGCGTGGGGTGCTGCTGGTCGACGCCGTGTCGTTCCTGCTCTCGGCGGCCCTGCTGGCAACGCTCCCGAGGATGCCGGCGCCCGCCGGTGGGGATGCCGCACGGGGCTCCCTGCTGCGTGACGCGCGCACGGGCCTGGGCTACCTCTGGTCGACCCCGGTGGTCCGGGTGGTCGCGTTGGGGTTCTGTGCCGTCGTGGCGTTCAACGGTGTCGACGACGTCGCGCTGGTCCTGCTGGCCACCGAGACGTTCCACGCTGGGCCCTCGGCGGTCGGGTTGCTGCTGGGCGCGGTCGGGCTCGGGCTGTTCGTCGGCTACCTGCTGCTGGGCCGGTACGGGATGCGCGCGTCCACCGCCGGGCTGCTGATCGCGGGGTTTGCCATCAGCAGTGTCGGCAACCTACTGACCGGGCTGGCCTGGGCGGTCGGGGCCGCCATCGTCATGCAGGCGGTACGCGGACTGGGGATCGCGGCCATGGACGTCGCCTCCAGCACGTTGCTGCAACGGGTCGTACCCGAGGCAATGCTCGGTCGGGTCTTCGGCAACCTGTACGGCGCGATCGGGATCGCCGCGGCGCTCTCCTACCTGGGTGGGGCCCAGTTGCTCGACGCCACCTCGGCCCCGACCACCCTGCTGGTCGCCGGCGCGGGTGGCACGCTGGCCACCGCCGTCACCGCCTGGGCACTGCGGCGCAGCTTGAACCGGATGGATCGGTCCTCCCGTCTTGCGGAGCCGGAACAGCGGACGTAGTCCGCGGAGCCGGAACAGCGGACGTAGTCCGCAGGGCCGGGTGTGCCGTGGGCTGGCTGAGGGCCGGCGGTGATCCACCGGCCCGCAGTCGCCGCGTACCCCGGGCGCCGAGCGCCACCCGCCGCGGTCAGCCGCCGAGGGTGACGTGGAGGATCTTCTCGTTGCTGTTGTTCGGGGTGCTGTCCTTGTCCCCGAGGTTGGTGGTGGTCAACCACAAGCCCCCGTCGGGAGCCGGCTCCACCGTCCGCAACCGGCCGTAGGTGCCACTGAAGTACGTCTGCACGTTCGTCAGGCTGCTGCCGCTGATCACCGCGCGATACATCCGGGCACCCCGCGTACAGGCCACGTAGAGCGCGTCCCGCACGATCGTGATCCCCGAGCAGGACCCTTCCGCGGTCGGATAGGTGCGCGCGGGCGCGATGAACCCGGCGGTGCCGCAGGTGCCGCTGGTGCCCTCGCACGCAGGCCATCCGTAGTTGCCGCCCCGGGTGATCAGATTGGTCTCGTCCATGATCGAGTTGCCGAACTCCTGCTCCCACAGTCGGCCCTGCGAGTCGAACGCCAGCCCCTGGGGGTTGCGGTGGCCGTAGCTCCACACGTAGTTGCCGAACGGGTTGTCCGAGGGGACGGTCCCATCCGGGTTGAGCCGCAGGATCTTGCCCTCAAGGCTTGCCCGGTCCTGTGCGTAGGCGCCGTTCTGCGCGTCGCCGGTGCTGGCGTACAACTTGCCGTCCGGGCCGAACCGGAGGCGACCGCCGTCGTGGTACTTGTTTCGGCGGATGCCGCTGAGCAGGACCTGCTCGCTGGCGGTGTTGAGTCGGCCGTTCTCCAACCGGATCCGGACGATCCGGTTGTCGCTCGGCGAGGTGTGCATGACGTACAGCCAGCGGTCGCTCGCGTAGCTGGGCGAGATGGCGAGCCCGAGCAGGCCGCCCTCACCTTCGGTGCTCTGGACGTTCGGCACCGTGCCCACGTTGGTCTTCGCCCCGGTGGTGGGATTGAGCTGGATGATGTCGTGCGCGTCGCGGCGGTTGTAGAGGACGTTGCCGTCCGGCAACGTCACCAGACCCCACGGGATGTCGGTGTCCGTGCTGACCTGCCGCACCCCGCACACCGGATTGCCGCAGGCCGCGCCGGTGGTCACCGTCGTGGTGCCGCTACGCGACGAGACGTTGCCCTGCGCGTCCCGGGCCACCACGTAGTACTGGTACGCGGTGTTCGCCGCCAACCCGCTGTCGGTGAAGGTGGTCGCCGGCGGCGCGCCGGTCACCGTGCCAACCTGCACGCCACCGCGGAAGATGTCGTACGCCCGGACACCAATGTTGTCGGTCGACGCGGTCCAGCGCAGTGTGACAGTGGTGCCCGACGCGGTGCCGGTGAGCTGCTGCGGCGCGGTCGGCGCCTGGGTGTCGGCCTGGCAGGGCGGCGGTGTGATCGAAACCGTGGTGCTCGCCTGGGACACGTTGCCGGCGGCGTCGCGGGCGTTGACGTACAGGCCCCAGGTCGCTCCGGCGACGACGGTGAGGCTGGTGGACAGCGTCGAGCCGCTCACCGACTTCATCAACTGACCGTCGTGGTAGACGTCGTAGAAGGCCACCGCCACGTTGTCCGTCGAGGCGTTCCACGCGAAGGTCACGGAGTTGCACGTCAGGCCACTCACCCGCGGGCTGCCCGGCGCCGTGGGTGACTGAGTGTCGGTGCTGCCCAGGGCCGTCGTCCACCGCTGGTTGCCCTGCCCGTTGCAGGTCCAGAGACCGACGGTGGTGCTGTTGGCGGTGCCGGCGCCGGTCACGTCCAGGCACAGGCCGGACTGGACGCCGACGATGGTCCCGTTGCTGTTGATCCGCCAGCGCTGGTTGGCACCGCCGGTGCAGCTGTTGATCTGCAGTGCGGCCGGCGCGGTGGTGTCCTGGCCGACCACATCGAGACACATCGTCTCGTCGTACACCCGCAACTCGCCGGTCGAGGTGAGGCTCCACGCCTGGTTGGCCTGGCCGTTGCAGTCGTAGATGTTGAGGCCGGCGCCGGCTGTCCTGGAGTTGCCGACCACGTCCAGGCAGCGACCCGACGCCACGCCGACCACGGTCGAGGGGGCCGCGGCCGATGCCGGGACGCCGACCGCCACGGTCAGCAGCGTCACCGCTGCCATCGCCGCCGGCAGCAGCCGCCATCGTGGGTGACGGGGGGTGGTCCGCGCGAAGACTGACATCGGTCCTCCAGGGTCGGGGTGTTGACCGGCCCGACCCGGCCGACGACCCCATCAAGCCAAACAAGAGACATCGATAATCAAAGATGGGCTGCCGGCACATGTCAAACGATGTCGCTTGATCGGGGACAAACCCGGAGATCGAAGCGATGTCCGGAAGAGCGCATCAACAGGCACCTCGGCGTCGAGCGGGGTGCGGGGCAATCCGGCGCAACCCATAGTCGAGAGTGGACATCGTCGGAGTACGATCTCGGGCGTACCGCTGTGGTGACCTCCAGCCCACGACCCCCGACAGGAGCCTGGCATGGCCAGCCCGGACCCCGAACTCGCCGCGAAGCTTCAGCCCGACGTGCCGCACGCGGCCCGGATCTGGAACTACTGGATGGGCGGCAAGGACAACTTCCAGTCCGACCGGGCGGCCGGCGACGCCGTCGCCGAGGTCTACCCGGAGATCGTCCTCATGGCCCAGCAGTCACGCCTGTTCCTGGTGCGGGCCGTGCGTTACCTCGCCGCCGAGGCGGGCATCCGGCAATTCCTGGACATCGGCACCGGCCTGCCCACCATGCAGAACACGCACGCGGTCGCCCAGGGAATCGCGCCCGACTCACGGGTCGTCTACGTGGACAACGACCCGATGGTGCTGGTGCACGCCCGGGCGCTGCTGTCCAGCACGACGTCGGAGGGTGTCACCACCTACGTACCCGCCGACTACCACGACCCGGAGAAGATTCTCGCCGAGGCGGCACAGACGCTCGACTTCGACCAACCCGTCGCTGTGATGTTCATGGGCGTCATGGGCTACGAACCCGACCTGGCCGTGGTGCGCTCGATTGTCGGGCAGACGATGGACGCGATGCCGTCCGGCTCTCACCTGGTGTTCTGGGACGGCACCAACACCAGCCCGTCGGTGGTTTCCGGCGCGGAGCGGCTGGCGCAGAGCGGCGGAGTTCCGTACATTCTGCGCAGCCCGGAGGAGTTGGACAGTTGCTTCGCGGGGCTGACGATGGTGCAGCCGGGCCTCGTGCCGATCCCCCTCTGGCGACCGGACGATGTCGAGGCCACGGGGATCGACGCGTACGGTGCGGTGGCCCGCAAGCCCTGACCGACATGACACCGCCCCGCTCCCGCCACGACGGCGAGAGCGGGGCGGCTGCCGTTCACGAATCGCACGCCATCGTCAACCCGTCGGGCACCGCGCTGCTCGCCACGAGCATCCCGAACGTCGTCGCCGCACCGGGCGCCAACGTCCCGTTGTACGAGGCGTTGCGGACCGTGACGTCGGCACCGGCCGTCTCGACCACCCCGCCCCAGACCGTCTGGACGCGCTCGTCGCCGGACCACCGCCACGAGGCATGCCACCGGTCCAGCGGCTCGGTCCCGGCGTTGCGGACCGTCACCGTGGCGACGAAGCCGTTACCCCAGCGGGCGTCGATCGTGGCGGTCGCACGACACGCCGTCAGCGACAAGGTCCGAGCCGACGAGATCGCGTACGGATCCCGCCGGCCACCGGCGTCGCTGAACCGGTACCAGTACTCCGTGTCGGGCGTCAACCGACCGATGGTCACCGCGCCGCTGCGCTCCGGGCCGGAGACGGCCTCGGCCAGCGGAGCCTCCCACAGTTGGGCGTCCTCGCGGCTGGCGAACAACCTGATCGTCATGGGCGGGTCGTAACCACAGGGTGGCCGGAAGAATATCGAGTACGAGATGGTCAGGCTCGTGGTGGTGGCCCCGGTGACGCTGGCGGTGATCGGCAACGCCGGCGGGCACACCATCGTGGGCGACGGCGTTGGTGTGAGCGACGGTGTTGGCGTTGGTGTCGCCTCGGCCGCGCTGGTGGTGCCGGCCCAGACGCCCAGCGCGATGGTCGTGACAGCGAGGAACATGCGAATCATCGGTGCCTCCGTGGTTACCGGGCACCGATGACCAGGGTGGTTGCCGGTGCCGCACTCGGGTTTCCGGCCGCCGACGAGGACTGCCCGACACGGATGGCATCGCCACCTCGTGCGCCTCGTGGACCGGAGAAGATGTGGTGCGCGCTGGCTCCCGAGCACGACCGAACCACAGCATGGCAGTCGACGAACATCGATACAAGGCGGTGGCGATCGCAGACCGAGCGGTTGCCTCCCATAGGACCGAGATACGGAAGCGCCCCGTCCGATGACACTTCGGGCGGGGCGCTTCCGTGCTGATGGACCGATCAGTGGCGGCCCACGAAGATGCCGATACCGTTGGCGACCAGACGCTCCCCGCCGTCGGACGGGCTGTTGCGGGCGGTGGCCGCTGCCTGGCCCGGCTCCCGTACGGCGACCGTGCTCGAGCCGCCGCCGTCCAGGTTCACCGCGGCGTCCGCACCGAGCGAGCGCATCAGGTCGGCCAGCTCGGCGATCGTGAAGCCGGCGCTGGCCGGAGCGCGGCCGGCCAGGGCGACGAGGTACACGATCCTGCCGTCCGGGCTGACGCCGGCCGAGCTGCGTACCGCCGAGGTCTTGGTGTCCAGGCCGGCCAGCGGCTCACCGTCACGCAGGATCGGCGCGCCACCGACCGCGAACGTCAGCTTCGGCTTGCCTGCGGAGGCCAGCTTCTCCTGCACCCGCACCTGGTCACCGACGGCGAGGTCGTCGAGCGCGTCCGCGCCGCGATCCCGGCCGACCAGCACCTGGGTGTCGGCCGGAATCACGCCCGAGCCGGGCGCCTGGCCCACCGCGGTCACCACGCCGTCGCGGACGGTCACCTCGTAGGTGTGGGTGCTGCACGGGTCGCTACGGCTCGTGTCGGTGCCGCAGGTCGACCGGACCCGGGAGGCGGCACCCCACTCGGAGGTGAACAGGCCGACGCCGTCGACCGGGAGCGCGTACTGGTTGAGGCCGTTGAGGGCGATGGTGCCCTTCTTGCTGCGCACCTCACCGTCAAGGCTCAGGGTGTCGACGCGCGCCTTGCCGTTCACGCCGACGCCGAACACGTCCCGGGTCGAGGTGCCGGGGGCGAGGCCGGGGCCGAAGCGCTGTGCGTTCGGCACCGCGAACTTCAGCTCCTCGCCGTCGGCGATCTCCGGACCGGACGACGAGTAGGTCGGAGTGACGCCGGCGTGGGTCTCACTGTTGTTGAAGAAGTCTCCGTTCACGCCGGCGATGGCGCCCTGGTCGTTCGCCATGGAGGAGATGACCTGGCGTTGCCCGACCGCGTCGGGGTGCAGCAGGTCCAGGGAGACCTTGTTCTTGCTCAGGTCGGCCGTGAGCAGGTAGCCGACGGTGACGCCGCGGGGGGTGCTCACCTCGAATGAGCCGTACGTCACGCCCGGCGCGAGTTGCTCACTGGCGGTGAAGGTGACCGGCGAGTCCGAGGCGGATACCGTGGTGGCTGCGGCGTGGGCCGTGCCGGCCGGCGTCACGAGCGTGCTCAGCCCTGCGGCGAGCAGCAGCGCCAGACTCGGGCGCACGAGGTTGAAGGGCCTCATTGCGCTCCTTTCTTGGTGCGATTCCTGGCCTGCGCCGGGATGTTCGAGCCGGGCCGGCGGTTGACCGGGCCGGCGATGATTTCCCGACCAGCCGATCACTCGGTGGTGAACACGAGAGGCGGCCGACGTGAACCACCCGCACCGCCTTGATCAACTGCGGGCGCGGGTCCGGGTGGCCGCCAAAAACTTTTGTGCACTTCCTACAACTGAGGGACGGTTGGTTCGGTGGTTGCGCCATAGCGCTGGCCGCCGCCACGCGGAAAGGTGATCACTGCTGGGAGCCGTCGTCTCGCGGCACGCAGTTCGAGGTCTAGCTAAGGGGTCAGTCGGGTGTTCAACCGTGTCGCCATCGTCAACCGTGGTGAAGCCGCCATGCGGCTCATCCACGCGGTCCGCGAGTTGGCCGCGGAGACCGGCGTGCAGATCGAAACCGTCGCTCTTTACACCGACGTCGACCGTACGGCCACCTTCGTGCGCGAAGCGGACATCGCCTACGATCTCGGTCCGGCGTCCGCCCGCCCGTACCTCAATCTGGCGGTGCTGGAGCGCGCCCTGACCGAGACCGGGGCCGACGCGGCGTGGGTCGGCTGGGGTTTCGTCGCCGAGGATCCGGCGTTCGCCGAGCTGTGCGAGAAGATCGGCGTCACGTTCGTCGGGCCGAGCCCGGACGCCATGCGCCAGCTCGGCGACAAGATCGGCTCGAAGCTGATCGCCGAGAAGGTAGGCGTGCCGGTCGCGCCGTGGAGCCGTGGCGCCGTCGAAACCCTGGACGCCGCACGTGCCTCGGCGGCCGAGGTCGGCTACCCGCTGATGCTGAAGGCGACCGCGGGCGGCGGCGGACGCGGCATCCGCGTGATCAGGAACGAGGCCGAGCTGGTCGACGCGTACGAGCGCACCAGCCAGGAGGCGGCACGGGCGTTCGGCAGCGGCATCGTGTTCCTGGAGCGCCTGGTCACCGGCGCCCGGCACGTCGAGGTCCAGGTCATCGCCGACGGGCAGGGCACGGCGTGGGCGCTCGGCGTCCGCGACTGCTCGGTGCAGCGACGCAACCAGAAGGTCATCGAGGAATCGGCGTCGCCGGTGCTCGACCCGGCACAGGCCGCCGAGCTCAAGACGTCGGCCGAGCGGCTGGCCGTGGCGGTGGGCTACCGCGGTGCGGCGACCGTCGAGTTCCTGTACCACCCCGGCGACCGCCTGTTCGCGTTCCTCGAGGTCAACACCCGCCTACAGGTCGAACACCCGATCACCGAGTTGACCACCGGCTTCGACCTGGTCAAGGCACAGCTGCACGTCGCCTCCGGCGGGCGACTCGAAGGTGCGCCGCCGGCCGAGCGCGGTCACGCCATCGAGGCTCGACTGAACGCCGAGGATCCCGACCGCGACTTCGCGCCGTCACCGGGCCGCATCGCGCGACTGGACCTGCCCAGCGGGCCGGGCATCCGGGTGGACACCGGCGTCAGTGAGGGCGACACCATCCCGGCCGACTTCGACTCGATGATCGCGAAGATCATCGCGTACGGCCGCGATCGCGACGAGGCGCTCGGCAAGCTGCGTCGGGCGATGGCGAACACCACGGTGATCATCGAGGGCGGCGCGACCAACAAGAGCTTCGTGCTCGACCTGCTCGACCAGCCCGAGGTGATCGACGCCAGCGCGGACACCGGCTGGATCGACCGTGTCCGCGGCGAGGGCCGACTCGTCACGCACCGCCACTCCGCGGTCGCGCTGGCAGCCGCCGCCATCGAGTCGTACGAGGAGGAGGAGCGCGTCGAGCGGCAGCGGTTGCTGTCGACGGCGTCCGGCGGACGCCCGCAGGTGCAGCACGCCAGCGGTCGACCGTTGGACCTCAAGCTGCGCGGTGTCAGCTACCGCACGCGCGTCGCGCGGGTCGGCGCACACCGGTTCCGCGTCGGCATCGAGACGGGCGCCGTCGTCCGCACCGCCGACGTCGACCTCGACCGATTCGATCGGCACACCGGCCAGATCGTCGTCAACGGCATCCGGTACCGCCTGCTCACCGGCACCTACGGGCCGACCCACCTGGTCGAGGTGGACGGCGTGACCCACCGGGTCAGCCGCGACGAGGGTGGCGTCCTGCGCTCCCCGATGCCCGCGCTGGTCGTCGCCACGCCGTTGGAGGTCGGGGCCGAGGTCGAGGCGGGCGCCCCGGTGCTGGTGCTCGAAGCGATGAAGATGGAGACGGTGCTGCGGGCGCCGTTCAAGGCGCGGCTGAAGGAGTGCGCCGTCTCCGTGGGCAGCCAGGTTGAGGCGGGTGCGCCGCTGCTGCGCCTGGAGCCGCTCGCCGACGAGGCCGACGAGACCGCGGACGACCCGGCCGCCGAGACCGTCGAACTGGACCTGCCCACCGCCGCCGAGAACACTCCGGCGGACGAGCGCAGCCGGCGCGGTCAGGAGGACCTGCGCGGTCTGCTGCTCGGCTTCGACGTCGACCCGCACGACGACCGTCGGGTGCTCGACGGCTACCTGACCGCCCGGCAGGCTGCCACCGACGCCGGTCCCCGGCCACTGGCCGCGGAACTCGACCTCATCGAGGTGTTCGCCGACCTCGCCGAACTGAGTCGCAACCGGCCGACCGGCGAGGACGGCGGCGCCTCGCACGTCCACAGCGCCCGGGAGTACTTCCACACCTACCTGCAGAGCCTCGACGTCGAGCGGGCCGGGCTGCCGGATGCCTTCCAGACCAGGCTCGCCAAGGCGCTCGGCCACTACGGCGTCACCGACCTGGAGCGCTCCCCCGCCCTCGAAGCCGCCGTCTTCCGGATCTTCCTCGCCCAGCAACGCGCGTCCGCCGACGCCACGGTCATCGCGACGCTGCTGCGCGCCTGGCTGCGGGAAACCCCGCCGGACGACACGCTTCGCGAACCCGCCGGCCTCGCGCTGGAGCGGCTGATCGCCGCGACGCAGGTCCGCTTCCCCGCAGTCGCGGACCTCGCCCGCGGCGTGGTGTTCGCCTGGTTCGCCCAGCCGCTGCTGCGCCGCAACCGCGCCCGCGTCTACGCCGAGGTCCGCGGGCACCTGCGGCACCTCGACGCCCACCCGGACGCGGCGGACCGCGCCGAGCGCATCGCCGAGATGGTACGCAGCACCGAACCACTGGTCCGGCTGCTCGGCCAGCGGCTCGTCCGCGACAACCTCGACAACGCGGTCATGCTGGAGGTGCTGACCCGGCGGTACTACGGCAACAAGGCGCTCACCGGGGTGCGCGCGCACGAGGTCGCGGGCTGCACGTTCGTGGTCGCCGAGCGCGCCGACTCCAGTGTCGTCTCCGCCGCCGTGAGCTTCGACGCGCTGGGCAGCGCAGTGCGCGGCCTGGCCGAGCTGGCCAGCGGCGAGGACTCCGTGGACGCCGACATCTACCTCGGCTGGGAGAACCAGCCGGAGGACTTCGACGCGATGGCCGCCGCGCTGGCCGAGGTCGTCGCCGCGCACCCGCTGCCGCCCCAGGTCCGTCGGGTCACCACCACCGTCGCGGGTCGCGGCGGAGCGGTCATGCACCACCACTTCACCTTCCGCCCGTCCAGCGATGGGATGACGGAGGACCGACTGATCCGCGGCCTGCACCCGTACATCGCGCAGCGGATGCAGCTGGAGCGGCTGCACAAGTTCGACCTGACCCGGCTGCCGTCGGCGGACGAGGAGGTCTACCTCTTCCAGTGCGTGGCGCGGGAAAACCGGGCGGACGAGCGCCTCGTCGCGTTCGCGCAGGTGCGTGACCTGACCGAGCTTCGCGAGCAGGACGGCCGCCTGGTGGCCCTGCCGACGACCGAGGACGCCGTCGCCGCCTGCCTCGACTCGATCCGCCGCGCCCAGTCGCGGCGACCGTCGAAGACCCGCTTCAACACCAACCGGATCGTGATCTACGTCTGGCCGCCGAGCGAGCTCACTCGCGAGGAGATGGAGATGATCGCCGGGCGCGTCCGTCCGACGACCGCGGGCGCCGGGCTTGAGGAGATCCTGTTCATCGCGCGGCAGCGTGACCGCCGGACCGGCGAGCTGACCAAGATCGCCGTACGGATCTCGTTCGACGCCGCGGGCGGCGCCGAGCTGGCCGTCGGTGAGCCGCCGGTCGAGCCGCTCGAACCGCTCGACGAGTACCGGCTGAAGGTGCTGCGGGCGAGTAGCCGCAACACCGTCTACCCGTACGAGCTGACCGGCCGGCTCGGCGACTTCGTCGAACACGACCTCAACGACGACCACGAGCTGGTGCCGGTGGATCGGCCGAAGGGGCGCAACAGCGCCGCGATCGTCGCCGGAGTGGTCACCACGCCGACCGAGCGGCACCCGCAGGGTGTCACCCGGGTGGTGCTGCTCGGCGACCCGACGAAGGCGTTGGGCGCCCTGTCGGAGCCCGAGTGCCGGCGCGTGATCGCCGCCCTGGATCTCGCCGAGCGGATGAACGTGCCGCTGGAGTGGTGGGCGCTGTCCGCCGGCGCCCGAATCTCCATGACGACCGGTACGGAGAACATGGACTGGGTGGCCGCTGCGCTGAAGCGGATCGTCGAGTTCACCCAGGCCGGCGGTGAGATCAACATCGTCGTCGCGGGCATCAACGTCGGCGCGCAGCCGTACTGGAACGCCGAAGCGACGATGCTCATGCACACCAAGGGCATCCTGGTGATGACCCCCGACTCGGCGATGGTGCTCACCGGCAAGCAGTCGCTCGACTTCTCCGGTGGTGTGTCCGCGGAGGACAACTTCGGCATCGGCGGCTACGACCGGGTGATGGGGCCGAACGGGCAGGCGCAGTACTGGGCGCCGAACCTGACGGCCGCGCGGGACGTGGTGATGTCGCACTACGACCACACGTACGTCGCGCCCG
The nucleotide sequence above comes from Micromonospora luteifusca. Encoded proteins:
- a CDS encoding MFS transporter; the encoded protein is MTGPAIDAGEPTLSGLRLLRHNPAFRALWSARVISYAGDSLSLVALIFHVANSTGQAFAIAVLLLVGDFAPALLGPLTGALSDRFDLRRVMITAELVQGAMVLLIAVLLPPLPVLLALVAVRAIAGQVFQPASRAAVPALVPDRHLETANSAVGFGTNGGEALGPLLAAALFPLLGVRGVLLVDAVSFLLSAALLATLPRMPAPAGGDAARGSLLRDARTGLGYLWSTPVVRVVALGFCAVVAFNGVDDVALVLLATETFHAGPSAVGLLLGAVGLGLFVGYLLLGRYGMRASTAGLLIAGFAISSVGNLLTGLAWAVGAAIVMQAVRGLGIAAMDVASSTLLQRVVPEAMLGRVFGNLYGAIGIAAALSYLGGAQLLDATSAPTTLLVAGAGGTLATAVTAWALRRSLNRMDRSSRLAEPEQRT
- a CDS encoding PQQ-dependent sugar dehydrogenase → MSVFARTTPRHPRWRLLPAAMAAVTLLTVAVGVPASAAAPSTVVGVASGRCLDVVGNSRTAGAGLNIYDCNGQANQAWSLTSTGELRVYDETMCLDVVGQDTTAPAALQINSCTGGANQRWRINSNGTIVGVQSGLCLDVTGAGTANSTTVGLWTCNGQGNQRWTTALGSTDTQSPTAPGSPRVSGLTCNSVTFAWNASTDNVAVAFYDVYHDGQLMKSVSGSTLSTSLTVVAGATWGLYVNARDAAGNVSQASTTVSITPPPCQADTQAPTAPQQLTGTASGTTVTLRWTASTDNIGVRAYDIFRGGVQVGTVTGAPPATTFTDSGLAANTAYQYYVVARDAQGNVSSRSGTTTVTTGAACGNPVCGVRQVSTDTDIPWGLVTLPDGNVLYNRRDAHDIIQLNPTTGAKTNVGTVPNVQSTEGEGGLLGLAISPSYASDRWLYVMHTSPSDNRIVRIRLENGRLNTASEQVLLSGIRRNKYHDGGRLRFGPDGKLYASTGDAQNGAYAQDRASLEGKILRLNPDGTVPSDNPFGNYVWSYGHRNPQGLAFDSQGRLWEQEFGNSIMDETNLITRGGNYGWPACEGTSGTCGTAGFIAPARTYPTAEGSCSGITIVRDALYVACTRGARMYRAVISGSSLTNVQTYFSGTYGRLRTVEPAPDGGLWLTTTNLGDKDSTPNNSNEKILHVTLGG
- a CDS encoding SAM-dependent methyltransferase, with translation MASPDPELAAKLQPDVPHAARIWNYWMGGKDNFQSDRAAGDAVAEVYPEIVLMAQQSRLFLVRAVRYLAAEAGIRQFLDIGTGLPTMQNTHAVAQGIAPDSRVVYVDNDPMVLVHARALLSSTTSEGVTTYVPADYHDPEKILAEAAQTLDFDQPVAVMFMGVMGYEPDLAVVRSIVGQTMDAMPSGSHLVFWDGTNTSPSVVSGAERLAQSGGVPYILRSPEELDSCFAGLTMVQPGLVPIPLWRPDDVEATGIDAYGAVARKP
- a CDS encoding cellulose binding domain-containing protein — encoded protein: MIRMFLAVTTIALGVWAGTTSAAEATPTPTPSLTPTPSPTMVCPPALPITASVTGATTTSLTISYSIFFRPPCGYDPPMTIRLFASREDAQLWEAPLAEAVSGPERSGAVTIGRLTPDTEYWYRFSDAGGRRDPYAISSARTLSLTACRATATIDARWGNGFVATVTVRNAGTEPLDRWHASWRWSGDERVQTVWGGVVETAGADVTVRNASYNGTLAPGAATTFGMLVASSAVPDGLTMACDS
- a CDS encoding phosphodiester glycosidase family protein; the protein is MRPFNLVRPSLALLLAAGLSTLVTPAGTAHAAATTVSASDSPVTFTASEQLAPGVTYGSFEVSTPRGVTVGYLLTADLSKNKVSLDLLHPDAVGQRQVISSMANDQGAIAGVNGDFFNNSETHAGVTPTYSSSGPEIADGEELKFAVPNAQRFGPGLAPGTSTRDVFGVGVNGKARVDTLSLDGEVRSKKGTIALNGLNQYALPVDGVGLFTSEWGAASRVRSTCGTDTSRSDPCSTHTYEVTVRDGVVTAVGQAPGSGVIPADTQVLVGRDRGADALDDLAVGDQVRVQEKLASAGKPKLTFAVGGAPILRDGEPLAGLDTKTSAVRSSAGVSPDGRIVYLVALAGRAPASAGFTIAELADLMRSLGADAAVNLDGGGSSTVAVREPGQAAATARNSPSDGGERLVANGIGIFVGRH